In Rhodopirellula bahusiensis, the following proteins share a genomic window:
- a CDS encoding sulfatase-like hydrolase/transferase: MKLCLTLACAIFACLLGSAEAADRPNILWITSEDNGVSWIGCYGGVNSKTPAIDQLAKEGFRYTHCFDNAAVCAPTRSSWITGMHAISLGTQPMRSRNVIPHDVVKYYPDLLREAGYFATNGGKTDFNIGGRDDDACWDPGRGSRAWRKREAGQPFFSIVNIGVSHESNAHGDNQNTKNDPATMKLYSYHPDLPAIRRTYAKYADAVERMDAIVGETINQLKADGLYEDTIVVYCSDHGGVMPRSKRFLYSSGIHCPMVVRIPEKWKQWWPAEKPGMTVDRLVSFVDMPKTWLSLANAEITETFQGTIFLGDDIEPEPTYHLGFRERADERLDHVRMIRDKQFAYYKNYYPFAPAGQHLAYIWKAEAAPAWEQHHREGKTNEVTGRFFRARVSEEFYDTDDDFDNVKNLIDQPEHQQKIAELRSAMRQKQLELFDSGLLPEQMRMRRAKEHDITIYEMVRDPKLYPLEKYLDAADMALLRDKANLDILTRQMSDEDEGMRWWASVGLHLMEDDAAPSIDALKKALDDESDEVRMMSAWTLVKLGEETEAMACLRELLFNGTNNQIMLENVLDWMGEPALPLIKEYVNKGLAKKGRYGIGIFQRIAEVEGW; this comes from the coding sequence ATGAAACTCTGCTTGACACTCGCCTGCGCCATTTTTGCCTGCCTGCTGGGCTCGGCTGAGGCGGCCGATCGACCGAACATTCTTTGGATCACCAGCGAGGACAACGGCGTTTCTTGGATCGGTTGTTACGGAGGCGTGAACAGCAAGACCCCGGCGATCGATCAGTTGGCCAAGGAGGGCTTTCGCTACACGCACTGTTTTGACAACGCGGCCGTCTGTGCTCCAACGCGTTCGTCTTGGATCACAGGCATGCATGCCATCTCGCTGGGCACTCAACCAATGCGAAGCCGCAATGTTATCCCGCATGACGTGGTCAAGTATTACCCGGACCTCTTGAGGGAGGCTGGGTACTTCGCCACCAACGGTGGCAAGACCGACTTCAACATTGGTGGACGCGATGATGATGCTTGCTGGGACCCCGGACGTGGGTCGAGGGCCTGGCGAAAACGCGAGGCCGGTCAACCGTTCTTCAGCATCGTCAACATCGGCGTAAGTCACGAGAGTAATGCGCACGGCGACAACCAAAACACGAAGAACGATCCCGCGACGATGAAGCTGTACTCCTATCACCCCGACCTGCCCGCGATCCGCAGGACCTACGCGAAGTATGCCGACGCCGTCGAGCGGATGGACGCGATCGTCGGGGAAACGATCAATCAGCTCAAAGCAGACGGGCTCTATGAAGACACCATCGTCGTCTACTGCTCGGATCACGGCGGCGTGATGCCTCGCAGCAAACGGTTCCTCTACTCCAGCGGCATTCATTGCCCGATGGTCGTTCGCATTCCCGAGAAGTGGAAGCAGTGGTGGCCAGCCGAGAAGCCAGGGATGACAGTCGACCGGTTGGTCAGTTTTGTCGACATGCCCAAAACGTGGCTGAGCCTCGCGAATGCGGAGATCACGGAAACGTTTCAAGGCACTATCTTTCTGGGCGATGACATTGAACCGGAACCCACGTACCACCTTGGTTTTCGCGAACGCGCCGACGAGCGCCTCGATCATGTGCGAATGATCCGCGACAAGCAGTTCGCCTACTACAAAAATTACTACCCGTTCGCCCCGGCGGGTCAGCATTTGGCCTACATCTGGAAGGCGGAGGCGGCGCCGGCTTGGGAACAGCATCACCGAGAGGGAAAAACGAACGAAGTCACCGGACGATTCTTCCGTGCTCGCGTTTCCGAAGAGTTTTACGATACGGATGACGACTTCGACAACGTGAAGAATCTGATCGACCAGCCCGAACATCAGCAGAAGATCGCCGAGTTGCGTTCGGCCATGCGACAAAAGCAACTGGAGCTTTTCGATTCTGGGTTGCTCCCAGAACAGATGCGAATGCGTCGCGCGAAGGAACATGACATAACGATTTACGAAATGGTCCGTGATCCAAAGCTGTATCCATTGGAAAAGTACCTCGACGCGGCCGACATGGCTTTGCTTCGCGACAAAGCGAACTTGGACATACTCACCCGGCAGATGTCGGACGAGGACGAAGGCATGCGTTGGTGGGCGAGTGTCGGGCTGCACCTCATGGAAGATGACGCTGCACCCTCGATCGATGCATTGAAGAAGGCGCTCGACGATGAGTCGGACGAAGTGCGGATGATGTCGGCGTGGACCTTGGTGAAGCTCGGCGAAGAGACGGAGGCAATGGCTTGTCTCCGAGAACTCTTGTTCAACGGGACGAACAACCAAATCATGCTTGAAAACGTGCTCGATTGGATGGGTGAACCGGCTCTGCCATTGATCAAAGAGTATGTGAACAAGGGCTTGGCGAAGAAGGGGCGATACGGAATCGGAATCTTCCAGCGCATTGCCGAAGTGGAAGGCTGGTGA